A single genomic interval of Fibrobacter sp. UWB13 harbors:
- a CDS encoding lipopolysaccharide biosynthesis protein: protein MAESLKDKTVKGLGWSALDNAARYGMQFAVGIVLARLLSPDDYGLLGLVGIVTVICTALVNGGFTTALIRKKDATDDDYNTVFICNLGMSMLLYAVVFLCAPLIADFFNREVLTPLVRVSSLGLIIGALGMVQQTRLTKRIDFKTQTKITIVATALSGIVGIGMALTSFGVWALVAQQLTSQAVTTMLLYIYNRWLPQLRFSMESFHDLFGFGWKMMVSVLLDAVWKELHQVVVGKFYSPATLGQYTRARHYAGLFSSNLTSVVERVTYPVLSSIQDDKERMFSAYRRIIRTSMFITTVALFALGAVSEPLIYCMIGPKWHEASTYLPIICINYSLYPLHAINLNMLQVQGRSDLFLGLEVIKKIIILLPLFIGAFVGIMPMLLTNTVIGIIAYFLNSHYSGRLLGYSSWMQLRDIAPSYALAITIALSVWFLKYLPLSYWLVLPMQMAVGATVFFACCKLFKMNEYKGIMKILKNRKKK, encoded by the coding sequence ATGGCAGAATCGTTGAAAGATAAGACGGTAAAGGGCTTAGGCTGGTCGGCACTGGATAATGCCGCCCGCTATGGCATGCAGTTCGCGGTGGGCATTGTGCTGGCCCGACTGCTGTCGCCCGACGACTATGGACTATTGGGACTGGTGGGCATTGTCACCGTGATATGCACAGCACTTGTCAATGGTGGCTTCACCACGGCCTTGATACGAAAGAAGGATGCCACCGACGATGACTACAACACCGTATTTATCTGCAACCTCGGCATGAGTATGCTGCTCTATGCCGTGGTATTCCTCTGTGCGCCGCTGATAGCCGATTTCTTTAACCGCGAAGTACTTACCCCACTGGTACGAGTATCTTCGTTAGGGCTGATCATTGGAGCATTGGGCATGGTGCAGCAAACACGCCTGACCAAGCGTATCGACTTCAAGACACAGACAAAGATTACGATTGTGGCCACTGCGTTGAGCGGAATTGTAGGCATCGGCATGGCACTAACGAGCTTTGGCGTCTGGGCACTGGTAGCCCAGCAACTCACTTCACAAGCCGTGACCACCATGCTGTTGTATATATATAATAGGTGGTTACCACAGCTGCGCTTCTCTATGGAAAGTTTTCACGATTTATTCGGATTCGGGTGGAAGATGATGGTGAGTGTACTTCTAGATGCTGTTTGGAAAGAGCTACACCAAGTGGTGGTGGGAAAATTCTACAGCCCTGCAACGTTAGGGCAATATACCCGGGCACGGCACTATGCTGGGCTGTTCTCGTCAAACCTGACAAGCGTGGTGGAACGAGTTACCTACCCTGTGCTGAGTAGTATTCAGGACGATAAGGAGCGTATGTTCTCGGCCTATCGACGCATCATCCGCACCAGCATGTTCATCACCACCGTGGCTTTGTTCGCTCTCGGTGCTGTCAGCGAACCGCTCATCTACTGTATGATAGGCCCCAAATGGCATGAGGCCTCCACCTATCTGCCAATCATCTGCATCAATTACAGCCTCTATCCGCTGCATGCCATCAACCTGAATATGTTGCAGGTGCAGGGGCGCAGCGACCTGTTCCTCGGACTAGAGGTCATTAAGAAAATCATCATCTTGCTGCCCCTGTTCATCGGTGCTTTCGTAGGCATCATGCCCATGCTCTTGACCAACACCGTGATTGGCATCATAGCCTACTTCCTCAATTCCCATTACTCAGGCCGTCTGTTGGGGTACAGTTCATGGATGCAGTTGCGCGACATCGCCCCCTCATACGCTCTGGCAATAACCATCGCTCTGTCGGTATGGTTCTTGAAATACTTGCCTCTGAGCTATTGGTTGGTGCTGCCCATGCAGATGGCTGTAGGGGCGACAGTGTTCTTCGCCTGCTGCAAGTTGTTCAAGATGAATGAATATAAAGGAATCATGAAAATTCTAAAAAACCGGAAAAAGAAATGA
- a CDS encoding glycosyltransferase gives MNVATNNSQLKYKVVVWCNTFNQASYIKDTMDGICMQQTNFPFACLIMDDASTDGEPEVIKQYLNDYFDTEWTKETDDYHLTLARHQENKNCYFAVYLLKYNHYSIKKRRLRYYKELTDEIDYVALCEGDDYWTDAHKLQKQADALDANPQATLVYTNFQTIDAEGNPIIRPFIKDFPGRSHSGDNLPTLLRYGNYIMVLTSMYRYKVFESEFLTNCPVRMDFNTTMCAALMGDFIWLPEQMGCYRILESGIIQTGRRKGAEDWGQVIYRYYAGLVMNGRCKPLSLGQHIHYTILILINALNKKDVQLINNTLKSNWLSCLLLPVAYVNVKVKRLKDRIRNRK, from the coding sequence ATGAACGTTGCGACAAACAATTCTCAATTAAAATATAAGGTAGTTGTATGGTGCAATACATTCAACCAGGCATCCTATATCAAGGATACCATGGATGGCATTTGCATGCAGCAGACAAACTTTCCGTTCGCTTGCCTCATCATGGACGATGCCAGCACCGACGGGGAGCCTGAGGTCATCAAACAATACCTGAACGACTACTTTGACACAGAGTGGACAAAGGAAACCGATGACTACCACCTGACGCTGGCTCGCCATCAGGAGAACAAAAACTGCTACTTTGCGGTTTATCTGCTAAAATACAATCATTATAGTATTAAGAAGCGAAGACTGAGATATTATAAGGAATTGACGGATGAGATAGATTATGTGGCTTTGTGTGAGGGTGACGACTATTGGACCGATGCGCATAAACTGCAAAAGCAGGCGGACGCCTTAGATGCCAACCCTCAAGCGACACTAGTCTATACCAACTTTCAAACAATTGATGCCGAAGGCAATCCGATAATCAGGCCTTTTATCAAAGATTTTCCTGGCCGTTCCCATTCCGGTGACAATCTGCCTACGCTGCTCCGTTACGGCAACTACATCATGGTGCTTACCAGCATGTACCGCTATAAAGTGTTTGAATCTGAATTCCTCACCAACTGCCCCGTAAGAATGGATTTTAACACCACAATGTGTGCCGCCCTGATGGGAGACTTCATCTGGTTGCCGGAACAGATGGGGTGCTACCGCATACTGGAGAGCGGAATCATACAAACAGGCCGGCGGAAAGGTGCTGAGGACTGGGGGCAAGTTATCTACCGCTACTATGCCGGATTGGTGATGAATGGGCGATGCAAGCCGCTGTCATTAGGTCAGCACATTCATTACACGATTCTTATCCTCATAAACGCGCTTAACAAAAAAGATGTTCAGCTTATAAATAACACGCTGAAATCCAATTGGCTGTCTTGTCTTTTGCTGCCAGTGGCATACGTCAATGTGAAAGTTAAAAGACTGAAAGACAGAATCAGAAATAGGAAATAA
- a CDS encoding O-antigen ligase, whose translation MKIVAFIVTLISCCLMFYVKREWKAALLVMGTMTLTVVTIPAVPLHNANFLLLASFLLSELPYLRWHLGALRSTPLLRNVLFWACISALIAAFTTTYTSPGLFLRFELVFKYFVIAYAFLAVKDEKSLKPVLYVSMWCLIVLTLFGILNYITKSATFVNALTEGSTILWTKDTSLGDLYAQDRRFRVLSMFTSAFDYGYTCLVILLLHIYAWIRGLESKSTFLIVLVCSLFGIIFCQCRIVWVSLLLSISCFYIWNFSPSKIIVASVLILCTFIVSYTSIPIVEEKMNMLTDAFAEKSETEGSSIQLRMSQFIHVLSYTKGHELLGLGHGYWAYNLTEDLESIEGLFGIESVILQYLLERGYIGLILWALFYAIIFRYFWKNRKKVRTLTGLGASILTAYLIFSLGTGELGSVRPTLLLLGFVIKLIEQPKSKEKCLTNTTLS comes from the coding sequence ATGAAGATTGTTGCATTCATAGTCACCCTTATCAGTTGTTGCCTGATGTTCTACGTCAAACGGGAATGGAAGGCAGCTCTGCTCGTCATGGGCACTATGACATTGACGGTAGTAACCATTCCCGCAGTTCCTTTGCACAACGCAAACTTTTTGCTGCTGGCATCGTTCCTACTATCGGAATTGCCTTATTTACGGTGGCACCTTGGAGCGTTACGCAGCACTCCATTACTTCGGAACGTACTCTTTTGGGCATGTATATCAGCATTGATAGCCGCATTCACAACCACTTACACTTCTCCTGGCTTATTTTTACGTTTCGAGCTTGTGTTCAAGTATTTTGTTATTGCATACGCTTTTTTGGCAGTCAAAGACGAAAAATCTTTAAAGCCAGTATTATATGTATCGATGTGGTGTTTGATAGTACTTACTCTTTTTGGAATTTTGAATTACATAACCAAAAGCGCTACTTTTGTCAATGCTTTGACGGAAGGCAGCACAATCCTTTGGACTAAAGATACGTCCTTGGGCGATCTTTATGCACAGGATAGACGTTTCAGGGTGTTATCAATGTTCACATCAGCTTTTGATTATGGTTATACCTGTCTTGTTATTTTATTGTTGCACATATATGCTTGGATTCGAGGTCTAGAATCCAAAAGCACTTTCCTTATAGTACTTGTTTGCAGCTTATTTGGTATTATTTTCTGCCAATGTCGTATTGTATGGGTAAGCCTCCTTTTGTCAATCAGTTGTTTTTACATATGGAATTTTTCTCCCAGCAAAATCATCGTTGCAAGCGTCTTAATCTTGTGTACTTTTATTGTCTCCTATACTTCGATTCCCATTGTAGAAGAAAAAATGAACATGCTGACCGACGCTTTCGCCGAAAAAAGTGAAACAGAAGGAAGTTCTATACAATTGCGAATGTCCCAATTCATACATGTACTTTCCTACACTAAAGGACATGAACTGTTAGGGTTGGGACATGGATATTGGGCATACAACTTAACAGAGGATTTAGAATCAATCGAAGGTCTTTTCGGCATAGAAAGTGTTATCCTTCAATATTTGCTTGAACGGGGCTACATAGGTCTCATTTTATGGGCGCTTTTTTATGCGATCATTTTCCGATATTTTTGGAAGAATCGCAAAAAAGTCCGGACATTAACGGGCTTAGGAGCTTCAATCCTTACCGCGTATCTAATTTTCTCATTAGGCACCGGTGAATTGGGATCTGTTCGTCCAACGCTATTGTTATTGGGTTTCGTTATAAAATTGATAGAACAGCCTAAATCAAAAGAAAAGTGTTTAACAAATACCACCCTCTCCTAA
- a CDS encoding glycosyltransferase, with the protein MTHRLAIIIPAYKATFLPAALNSIAAQTCKDFTLYVGDDCSPEPISDIVERYKEKINLVYQRFETNLGGKDLVAQWERCIAMSQDEPYIWLFSDDDVMEPNCVEELFRQIDKTEGVYNLYHFNVDVIDEHGAFKFRKQDYPAELSAYRFYCGKNSMRLSAFVVENVFSREVYERFGGFMKYDLAWGSDIATWIVFCGEKGMCTVPHARIKWRQSSQNISPNYSQQIAERKLKADQNLLNWAYRYFGMEPDIYNVNRAIFIYKIHQYKKHVSKACLKEAFASFFAVHGRHWDRPLIYFFAILIDGIYFRIRKWFTWLYGDFKG; encoded by the coding sequence ATGACACATCGACTCGCTATCATCATTCCTGCTTACAAAGCTACTTTTCTGCCGGCTGCACTTAATTCTATTGCAGCACAGACATGCAAGGACTTCACCTTGTATGTTGGCGATGATTGCAGTCCGGAACCGATTAGCGATATCGTTGAACGATACAAAGAAAAGATTAATCTTGTTTATCAACGGTTTGAGACCAATTTAGGAGGGAAAGACCTTGTTGCTCAATGGGAACGGTGTATTGCCATGAGTCAGGATGAGCCTTACATATGGCTATTCAGCGATGACGATGTGATGGAGCCGAATTGCGTGGAGGAACTATTCAGACAGATAGATAAGACGGAGGGAGTTTATAACCTGTATCACTTCAATGTAGATGTAATTGATGAACATGGAGCGTTTAAATTCCGGAAGCAAGATTATCCGGCAGAGCTTTCAGCATATCGTTTCTATTGTGGCAAGAACTCGATGAGACTTTCTGCTTTTGTAGTGGAGAATGTTTTCTCACGAGAAGTTTATGAACGATTTGGGGGCTTTATGAAATATGATCTGGCATGGGGCAGTGACATAGCCACATGGATTGTGTTTTGCGGGGAAAAAGGAATGTGTACCGTACCTCATGCAAGGATAAAATGGCGTCAGAGTTCACAGAATATTTCACCCAATTATTCACAACAGATAGCAGAACGTAAGTTAAAGGCAGACCAAAATCTGCTGAATTGGGCATATCGGTATTTCGGCATGGAACCAGACATCTACAACGTAAATAGAGCCATCTTTATTTATAAGATACATCAATACAAGAAACATGTGAGTAAGGCATGTCTCAAGGAAGCATTTGCATCTTTCTTTGCAGTACACGGACGTCACTGGGACAGGCCGCTGATCTATTTCTTCGCCATCCTCATTGACGGGATTTACTTCCGAATCAGAAAATGGTTCACATGGCTCTATGGAGATTTTAAAGGATGA
- a CDS encoding glycosyltransferase — protein MEILKDEKMKIIYYSSPFYADCDFPLIGELQRRGHDVRYYISVASFSKRSTLIDLKELYPHTGIYPATKIYPEFNEFRHILDLSQVYVVNQKYKQKFHPVNLLLMIKLVIHFTMQKPDVIHLTEPPCLTQKLLYLIKKKLVLTVHDPFRHSGFTNKMAERNRRLAFKNISKLVLLNERQSSSFASYYDVPKNHVFINKLGMYNCIQHIDPLPFQIDRPFILFFGQIVEYKGVEYLLEAMKIVHSHHPELMLVIAGGGKYYFDIEPYKKLDYVKIINHYIGTRDLAGMLRACEFGVCPYKDATQSGVIQTAFTLEVPMVVTNVGALADAVQHNKTGIVVKPCDVNDLANGIMDLYSNKEKLNAMRKNIKEEWKKDMGWDSIANDYLKCYKNMKILEVVFNLRPGGAERFAVDLTNELSKANDVTIMAIKDDSVEPERDLFYASELAERVTYKNVGISKGYSLHKVIKIYKAIKNEKADIVHLHGDNMPHYCILAILLLNRKSKFYQTIHNDIHNGYDTLFYRFLVKTFGYKKKMGFVALSETNYRDMLEIYPKIKGVCIPNGRAPIVPTDRFEETRKEIASYKSVADSRIYIHVARCNPQKNQTLLVEAFGKFVQKGYHADLIIIGPGFENKLGESIRAKAGKNIHFIGTRKNVGNYILHADAFCLSSDFEGMPITLLEASLVGVPIVSTPVCGAVDIIDNKVNGILSKGHTVEEYLDALEYSYKHLSELRQNSLKMKDKSSYTIENCARKYMDFFNR, from the coding sequence ATGGAGATTTTAAAGGATGAAAAGATGAAGATTATATATTATAGTTCCCCTTTTTATGCCGACTGCGATTTCCCATTGATAGGGGAATTGCAACGTAGAGGCCATGACGTGAGATATTACATCTCTGTTGCGTCTTTCAGCAAGCGGTCAACACTTATTGACTTAAAAGAGTTGTATCCGCATACAGGTATTTATCCTGCAACGAAAATATACCCGGAGTTCAATGAGTTCCGCCATATTCTTGATCTTTCGCAAGTATATGTCGTTAATCAGAAGTACAAACAGAAATTTCATCCTGTCAACCTACTATTGATGATTAAACTGGTCATACATTTTACGATGCAGAAGCCAGATGTTATTCATTTAACCGAACCGCCTTGCTTGACACAGAAATTATTGTATCTGATAAAAAAGAAATTAGTATTGACCGTTCATGATCCTTTCAGACATTCTGGTTTTACAAATAAAATGGCAGAGAGGAATAGAAGACTGGCTTTTAAGAATATTTCCAAACTGGTATTACTCAATGAGAGGCAGTCTTCCTCATTTGCATCCTATTATGATGTTCCCAAAAATCATGTCTTTATCAACAAACTGGGGATGTATAATTGCATTCAGCATATAGACCCACTGCCATTCCAGATTGACAGGCCTTTCATTCTCTTTTTTGGGCAAATTGTAGAATACAAAGGGGTTGAATATCTATTGGAGGCCATGAAGATTGTACATAGCCATCATCCCGAATTAATGTTGGTGATAGCCGGTGGTGGGAAGTATTATTTCGACATTGAGCCATACAAGAAACTGGACTATGTAAAAATCATAAATCACTATATAGGCACCAGGGATTTGGCAGGCATGCTTCGGGCTTGTGAATTCGGGGTCTGCCCTTACAAGGACGCAACGCAAAGCGGCGTCATTCAGACAGCCTTCACTTTAGAGGTACCGATGGTTGTTACCAATGTGGGCGCTCTCGCTGATGCTGTTCAACACAACAAGACGGGTATAGTTGTAAAGCCCTGTGATGTGAACGATTTGGCAAATGGAATCATGGACTTATATTCAAACAAAGAAAAACTGAATGCGATGAGAAAGAATATCAAGGAAGAATGGAAGAAGGATATGGGTTGGGATTCTATCGCAAATGACTATCTGAAATGTTATAAAAACATGAAAATCCTTGAAGTTGTATTTAACCTTCGTCCTGGTGGCGCAGAACGTTTTGCCGTTGACCTGACAAACGAGCTTTCAAAAGCCAATGACGTAACTATAATGGCAATAAAAGATGATTCTGTTGAACCAGAACGAGATTTGTTTTATGCTTCCGAGTTGGCGGAGCGTGTAACATACAAAAATGTTGGTATTAGTAAAGGTTATTCTTTACATAAAGTAATAAAGATCTACAAGGCCATAAAAAATGAGAAGGCGGATATTGTTCACTTGCACGGTGACAATATGCCTCACTATTGTATTCTGGCCATATTACTGCTCAATCGGAAATCAAAGTTTTATCAAACCATTCATAACGATATTCATAACGGATACGATACATTGTTCTATCGTTTTCTTGTTAAAACGTTTGGCTATAAAAAGAAAATGGGGTTTGTTGCATTAAGCGAAACCAACTACCGCGACATGCTTGAGATTTATCCAAAAATCAAAGGAGTATGCATTCCCAATGGTCGGGCGCCTATAGTGCCAACGGATAGATTTGAAGAGACAAGAAAGGAAATAGCTTCATATAAAAGTGTAGCAGATAGTCGTATCTATATTCATGTGGCACGGTGTAATCCCCAAAAGAACCAAACGCTTTTGGTAGAGGCTTTTGGCAAGTTTGTGCAAAAAGGCTACCATGCAGACTTGATTATTATCGGTCCCGGTTTTGAAAACAAATTAGGGGAATCCATTCGGGCAAAAGCTGGGAAGAATATCCATTTCATAGGAACGCGCAAGAATGTGGGTAATTACATACTCCATGCAGATGCGTTCTGTCTGTCATCGGATTTTGAGGGTATGCCTATAACCTTATTAGAAGCAAGCCTCGTTGGTGTTCCTATTGTATCAACACCTGTTTGTGGTGCTGTGGATATCATTGATAATAAGGTTAATGGGATATTAAGTAAAGGACACACAGTAGAGGAATACTTGGATGCTTTAGAATATTCTTATAAACATTTGAGTGAATTGAGGCAGAATTCTCTAAAGATGAAAGATAAGAGTTCTTATACGATAGAGAATTGTGCGAGAAAATACATGGATTTTTTCAATCGGTAA
- a CDS encoding glycosyltransferase family 4 protein, whose product MSSVTRFIIANNPHHNYVHFELGRKDIEKGGIYRVNPIIRKYKDWKSLLKTYPDAIVHYNFPLDKLGIARDTPFMRAVLKNGNKMVVHIHGGVYLTSESIPFPFRQMLNYVFSWNVPFITLSETETEILRNRFHAKHVVSLPNCVDLQDSRTYDRKYKDTSTPLTLGYFGRITKTKGMDYLLQACCLLKELHIPFSLKIAGAEEVEGQYLPQFSRTFGNQFVYSGKVSGDDKKSFLQSLDVLAMPTFFEGLPMSLLECMSYGVVPVVTPVGSIPTIVTDRQNGMLIKVKDTQSIVDAITYLHTHRDKLELMSKLSRNYIYEHFDSDSYIDKLNNIYRTCSCHSNSKR is encoded by the coding sequence ATGTCCTCTGTGACGCGATTTATCATAGCGAACAACCCACATCACAACTATGTGCATTTTGAATTAGGACGGAAGGATATCGAAAAGGGCGGCATTTATAGGGTAAATCCTATCATACGAAAATATAAAGACTGGAAAAGCCTTCTAAAGACTTACCCTGATGCTATCGTACATTATAACTTTCCATTGGATAAACTTGGCATCGCACGAGATACGCCCTTTATGCGTGCGGTGCTCAAGAATGGAAACAAGATGGTTGTTCACATTCATGGTGGGGTTTATCTTACATCCGAAAGCATCCCATTTCCTTTCCGACAGATGTTGAACTATGTGTTTTCATGGAATGTGCCTTTCATTACGCTGAGTGAGACGGAAACTGAGATCCTTAGAAATAGATTCCATGCAAAACACGTAGTGTCACTGCCGAATTGCGTGGATTTGCAAGACTCCCGAACTTATGATCGCAAATACAAAGATACTTCAACTCCTCTTACATTAGGCTATTTTGGCCGTATAACCAAGACAAAAGGCATGGACTATCTCTTGCAGGCTTGCTGTTTATTGAAAGAGCTCCATATCCCGTTCAGTCTAAAAATCGCAGGAGCGGAAGAAGTTGAAGGACAATATCTGCCGCAGTTCAGTAGGACGTTTGGAAATCAGTTTGTGTATTCGGGAAAAGTTAGTGGAGATGATAAGAAATCCTTTTTGCAAAGCCTTGATGTACTTGCTATGCCCACCTTTTTCGAGGGACTTCCAATGTCGCTGCTTGAATGTATGAGCTATGGAGTGGTCCCTGTCGTTACGCCTGTTGGCAGTATTCCAACTATTGTAACAGACCGACAGAACGGGATGCTCATAAAAGTAAAAGATACGCAATCTATCGTGGATGCGATTACTTACTTGCATACCCACAGAGACAAATTAGAACTGATGAGCAAATTATCTCGCAACTACATATACGAGCACTTCGACTCAGATTCTTATATAGACAAACTCAACAACATTTATAGGACCTGCTCATGTCACTCCAACTCAAAACGCTAA
- a CDS encoding polysaccharide biosynthesis tyrosine autokinase → MINEVNQKQNSQCSEHSKPVDAAQDILNLLNIIRHHWIIIVSFTIVGLMAGLTYSRYSRNLFECTTMLQLDTKSKNAKAIVDIGDLFQQQSPAKAEILLIQSMSVMLPVVEKLHLNYTAKPLGIIDRLLQREGRMDLKLFEPPKPKDDEKIEWITEILSDSTYDLRSPFGGSLVIGKIGETYRVPFADDTVAISVESISAKPGQKFSLTRIPALYAAKNLSLAINAIEKEKNTNIIEISYMDRYPDRAAAVLNAIAETYVRQNVEMRSAEAEKSLEFLEQQLPSIKAKLDSAQQLLTNYRNTVGTVDLGAEAQGTLKRQVELRTMLLASQQDYQEKSRLFKQDHPVMQALLQQQARLKKEIGIEENKTKKLPTTQQDVLKLQQDVEINNELYTSVLNNMQQLRVVRASEIGNVRIVDKAYIDAKPAKPNRKKITLAGFAGGLGFGCILVILLQRIRNRGVGSSTQIEHETGVSVYAKIPKTKINPKLPNVNDKRFILAKEDSEDIAIERIRTLRTTLEFSCLDEGGKVVIVTGITPGAGKSFISLNLAYLFAKQEKRVLFIDADLRKSRLSHIREKGVSDIISKVCHLEDVIINLGEGADFLPNGTHTQNPAEMLSSKAFAELIHECREKYDVVIIDTPPTSLVSDAQAIAKLADFGLLVIEYKKHTMESIQEAIDLISSSKLEKKAIVLNQCVQDDSSYGYGYGYGYGYGYKNRYRSDEKK, encoded by the coding sequence ATGATTAATGAAGTCAATCAAAAACAAAATTCGCAATGCTCAGAGCATTCGAAGCCAGTCGATGCAGCACAAGATATTCTCAACCTGCTAAATATTATCCGACATCACTGGATCATAATCGTGAGTTTTACTATTGTCGGCTTAATGGCGGGGCTAACCTACTCCCGCTATAGCCGAAACTTATTTGAATGCACCACAATGCTCCAGCTCGACACAAAATCGAAGAACGCCAAAGCAATTGTAGATATCGGCGATCTTTTCCAGCAGCAGAGTCCTGCCAAAGCAGAAATACTCTTGATTCAAAGCATGAGCGTCATGCTACCCGTTGTTGAAAAACTGCACTTAAATTATACAGCAAAACCACTGGGGATAATCGATCGTCTTTTGCAGCGCGAAGGCCGCATGGACTTGAAACTGTTCGAGCCGCCAAAACCCAAGGATGATGAAAAGATCGAATGGATTACCGAAATCCTTTCTGATAGTACTTATGATTTACGTTCTCCGTTTGGAGGTAGCCTTGTCATAGGCAAAATTGGAGAAACCTATCGCGTGCCTTTTGCTGATGATACCGTAGCCATTTCTGTTGAGTCCATATCCGCCAAACCAGGGCAAAAATTCAGTCTTACGAGGATACCAGCCCTTTACGCAGCGAAAAATTTGAGTCTAGCCATAAACGCAATTGAAAAAGAAAAAAATACCAACATCATTGAAATATCGTACATGGACCGTTATCCAGACCGAGCTGCTGCAGTGCTCAACGCCATCGCCGAAACTTATGTGCGACAGAACGTCGAGATGCGCAGTGCAGAAGCCGAGAAATCCCTCGAGTTTCTGGAACAGCAATTGCCGTCCATCAAGGCAAAGCTTGATTCCGCACAACAACTCTTGACAAACTACCGTAACACAGTCGGGACAGTCGATTTGGGAGCGGAAGCCCAAGGAACCTTGAAACGTCAGGTGGAACTCAGGACAATGTTGCTGGCTTCGCAGCAGGATTACCAGGAAAAAAGCCGTCTGTTCAAGCAGGACCATCCTGTCATGCAGGCCCTTTTGCAACAACAGGCCCGCCTAAAAAAAGAGATTGGTATCGAAGAGAACAAGACGAAGAAACTTCCGACCACACAACAGGACGTTTTAAAGCTCCAGCAGGACGTCGAAATCAACAACGAACTCTATACAAGCGTTTTGAACAATATGCAACAACTTCGCGTGGTACGTGCAAGTGAAATCGGCAACGTGCGCATTGTCGATAAAGCTTATATCGACGCCAAACCAGCAAAGCCAAATCGCAAAAAGATCACACTGGCAGGCTTTGCAGGAGGACTTGGATTCGGTTGCATTCTAGTCATTCTTTTGCAGCGCATACGAAATCGAGGCGTAGGGTCATCCACCCAAATAGAACACGAAACTGGAGTGAGCGTCTATGCAAAGATTCCTAAGACAAAAATCAACCCCAAGCTTCCGAACGTCAACGACAAGCGTTTCATTTTGGCAAAGGAAGATTCCGAAGATATCGCTATAGAAAGAATCAGGACTCTCCGCACGACATTGGAATTTTCTTGTTTGGACGAAGGTGGAAAAGTAGTCATAGTAACAGGCATCACCCCCGGTGCCGGAAAATCATTCATTTCATTAAACTTGGCATACCTTTTTGCTAAACAAGAGAAACGAGTACTGTTCATTGATGCCGACCTCCGCAAGTCAAGGCTTTCTCACATACGTGAGAAGGGCGTTTCTGATATAATCTCAAAAGTCTGCCATTTAGAGGACGTCATAATTAATTTGGGCGAAGGTGCAGACTTTTTACCTAACGGAACACATACACAAAACCCAGCCGAAATGCTCTCGTCCAAAGCATTTGCAGAACTCATACACGAATGTCGAGAAAAATACGATGTCGTCATCATCGATACTCCGCCGACATCACTTGTTTCTGACGCCCAAGCCATTGCAAAATTGGCCGACTTCGGTTTGCTAGTCATTGAGTACAAAAAACATACCATGGAAAGCATACAAGAAGCCATAGACCTAATCAGCTCTTCCAAACTTGAGAAAAAAGCTATTGTGTTGAACCAATGTGTTCAAGACGACAGTTCCTATGGTTATGGATACGGTTATGGATATGGCTACGGCTATAAGAACCGATACAGATCCGACGAAAAGAAATAA